A part of Myxococcus landrumus genomic DNA contains:
- a CDS encoding DMT family transporter, which yields MSSSRKPTDVFAFAMMFLLCATWGTQQVAVKLAAPHIPTLVQVSLRSGIGAVLVGLLCWLRGERFSWRDSTWWPGLLSGVLFAGEFLFVAEGLRHTHASHMSVFLYIAPIFSALGLHWFVPAERLRPLQWIGIGVAFTGILVAFAGGWLQGGLSREVLWGDALGVLAALAWGATIVVVRVSSLADAPPTQTLLYQLVGAFALLFPVALLTGQVGQVTFERVAWLNLLFQAVGVCFISYLVWFWLLRRYVASGLSVFSFMTPLFGVTAGVLVLNERADAFFAGGAVLVLTGIIIVSASRFLKPGLRREPKSATAS from the coding sequence ATGAGTTCCTCCCGGAAACCCACCGATGTCTTCGCGTTCGCGATGATGTTCCTGTTGTGCGCGACGTGGGGCACGCAGCAGGTGGCCGTCAAGCTGGCCGCTCCCCACATCCCGACGCTGGTGCAGGTGTCCCTGCGCTCGGGCATCGGCGCGGTGCTCGTGGGGCTGCTGTGCTGGCTGCGAGGCGAGCGCTTCTCCTGGAGGGACAGCACCTGGTGGCCCGGTCTGCTCTCAGGCGTGCTCTTCGCCGGAGAGTTCCTCTTCGTCGCGGAAGGGCTTCGTCACACCCACGCGTCGCACATGTCCGTCTTCCTCTACATCGCGCCCATCTTCTCCGCGCTGGGCCTGCACTGGTTCGTCCCCGCGGAGCGGCTGCGCCCGTTGCAGTGGATTGGCATTGGCGTGGCGTTCACCGGAATCCTGGTGGCCTTCGCGGGAGGCTGGCTTCAGGGAGGACTGAGCCGGGAGGTGCTGTGGGGTGACGCGCTGGGCGTGCTCGCGGCGCTGGCCTGGGGCGCGACCATCGTCGTGGTGCGAGTCTCCTCCCTGGCCGATGCCCCGCCGACGCAGACGCTGCTCTACCAGTTGGTGGGCGCCTTCGCGCTGCTGTTCCCCGTCGCGCTCCTCACGGGGCAGGTGGGGCAGGTCACCTTCGAGCGTGTGGCGTGGCTCAACCTGCTCTTCCAGGCCGTGGGGGTGTGCTTCATCAGCTACCTGGTCTGGTTCTGGTTGCTGCGCCGCTACGTGGCCTCCGGCCTGTCGGTGTTCTCGTTCATGACGCCGCTGTTCGGCGTCACCGCGGGCGTGCTGGTGCTGAACGAGCGGGCGGATGCCTTCTTCGCCGGAGGCGCCGTGCTGGTGCTCACCGGAATCATCATCGTCAGCGCGTCGAGATTCTTGAAGCCCGGCCTCCGACGCGAGCCCAAGTCCGCCACGGCCTCCTGA
- a CDS encoding c-type cytochrome has translation MSLRRDVVGGLAVVGALTLILAVGGGLYGLRLLNHGFSALEAPSALEARVARAARAFSMPSGAREQKNPLEPLPPKMLSEARAHWADHCAVCHAADGSGQTPIGKGLYPPAPDMRAAATQGLSDGELYWIIQNGIRLTGMPAWGQLHDGTRNRDSWALVSLIRTLPGLSPEALDEIKAGLPVSRHELNEQRAEDAFLEGP, from the coding sequence GTGAGCTTGCGCCGTGATGTGGTGGGAGGACTGGCCGTGGTGGGCGCGCTGACGCTCATCCTCGCCGTGGGTGGAGGGCTGTATGGCTTGAGGCTGTTGAACCACGGGTTCTCCGCCCTGGAGGCCCCCTCCGCGCTCGAGGCCCGCGTGGCTCGCGCGGCGCGTGCCTTCAGCATGCCCTCGGGCGCGCGGGAGCAGAAGAATCCCCTGGAGCCTCTTCCTCCGAAGATGCTCTCCGAAGCGAGAGCCCACTGGGCGGACCACTGCGCCGTCTGCCACGCGGCGGATGGCAGCGGGCAGACGCCCATCGGGAAGGGGCTCTACCCCCCCGCTCCCGACATGCGCGCCGCCGCGACGCAAGGGCTGAGCGACGGCGAGCTGTATTGGATCATCCAGAACGGCATCCGGCTGACGGGCATGCCCGCGTGGGGACAGCTCCATGACGGCACGCGCAACCGCGACAGCTGGGCCCTCGTCTCGCTCATCCGCACGTTGCCCGGGCTCAGCCCGGAGGCGCTCGATGAAATCAAGGCCGGCCTTCCTGTCTCGCGACACGAGCTCAACGAACAACGCGCCGAGGACGCCTTCCTCGAAGGACCGTAG
- a CDS encoding DUF5666 domain-containing protein has product MKTSLFSSRFTPAALLALTLLAPAMALAHGKDGVHVMGTVKEVKQGTLVVETSEKQQEEVMTDASTRYEKSGADVTAADLKTGERVVVHGMKMKNGQVHAQLVKFGKPKADAKGAQPAPAAGGHDHGHAGH; this is encoded by the coding sequence ATGAAGACCTCATTGTTTTCGTCCCGCTTCACCCCCGCCGCCCTGCTCGCCCTCACGCTCCTGGCTCCGGCCATGGCGCTGGCCCACGGCAAGGACGGTGTCCACGTCATGGGCACGGTGAAGGAGGTGAAGCAAGGCACGCTCGTGGTAGAGACCAGCGAGAAGCAGCAGGAGGAAGTGATGACGGACGCGAGCACCCGCTACGAGAAGAGCGGCGCGGACGTCACGGCGGCGGACCTCAAGACGGGCGAGCGGGTGGTCGTCCACGGCATGAAGATGAAGAACGGTCAGGTCCATGCGCAGTTGGTGAAGTTCGGCAAGCCGAAGGCGGATGCGAAGGGTGCACAGCCCGCTCCGGCCGCGGGTGGACATGACCATGGACACGCGGGTCACTGA
- a CDS encoding helix-turn-helix transcriptional regulator, with product MDTRVTEPTTWNGRLFMGTGTLLYWGPVRATAPHAHHAFQVMASLDQPLHLRGTRRDGAVEGQAAVIPPDALHEVTAPSPSVLLLYLDPDGLVGRRLRRALGATGEAVDWMHAGTPLLPVTPRAAPETWAQARQLAQSFVDALASPEARPQVLHPAVQRAVRFVAANLEGDIRLGAVAEHAEISPGRLTHLLPEHVGLPLRPYVAWLRLQRAVARLREGATLTESAHHAGFTDGAHLTRIFRRMFGIRPSDIMGRAEWVLPTPTDDDALAK from the coding sequence ATGGACACGCGGGTCACTGAGCCCACGACCTGGAATGGCCGCTTGTTCATGGGCACCGGGACCCTGCTCTACTGGGGCCCGGTGCGCGCCACCGCGCCCCACGCGCACCATGCCTTCCAGGTGATGGCGAGCCTCGACCAGCCGCTCCACCTCCGAGGCACGCGGCGAGACGGCGCGGTGGAGGGCCAGGCCGCGGTGATTCCTCCCGATGCCCTTCACGAAGTCACGGCGCCGAGCCCCTCGGTGCTGCTGCTCTACCTCGACCCGGATGGACTGGTGGGGCGGCGGTTGCGCCGGGCGCTTGGCGCCACGGGCGAGGCCGTGGACTGGATGCACGCGGGCACGCCGCTGTTGCCCGTGACACCACGAGCCGCGCCCGAGACATGGGCTCAAGCACGACAGCTCGCCCAGTCCTTCGTCGATGCGCTGGCCAGCCCCGAGGCGCGTCCACAGGTCCTCCATCCCGCCGTGCAGCGGGCCGTGCGCTTCGTGGCGGCGAACCTGGAGGGAGACATCCGGCTGGGCGCCGTGGCGGAGCATGCGGAGATATCTCCCGGGAGGCTCACGCACCTGCTCCCCGAGCACGTGGGACTCCCGCTGCGCCCCTATGTCGCGTGGCTCCGGCTCCAGCGCGCCGTCGCCCGGCTCCGCGAGGGCGCGACGTTGACGGAGTCCGCCCACCACGCGGGCTTCACGGATGGCGCGCACCTCACGCGCATCTTCCGCCGCATGTTCGGCATCCGGCCCTCCGACATCATGGGCCGCGCGGAGTGGGTGCTGCCCACGCCCACGGACGACGACGCGCTCGCGAAGTAG
- a CDS encoding sterol desaturase family protein, protein MRSHPFSYLPYPLIFFGGTAALVAGLSQGLSYWRVGPPILLLAALLVLALERWFPHAEVWRKDHDGDTATDLLHVTGNLALSQVSLLLYTGVTSLTGGALSWWPRDWPFWAQFLLGTALLDLGLYAIHRASHHVPWLWRLHAIHHSPRRVYWLNGQRRHLIHEALEGAPGLLVLGLLGAPPAVVACALATVTLHLMFQHGNIAYRAGFLRHVFAVAELHRWHHQRLYADVQGNYGGILSVWDRLFGTALPQKGEAPLDVGMDDEPTLPTDYVGQLTWPFRRRRG, encoded by the coding sequence ATGCGCTCACACCCCTTCTCGTATCTCCCCTACCCGCTCATCTTCTTCGGAGGCACGGCCGCGCTGGTGGCGGGCCTGAGCCAGGGACTCTCCTACTGGCGCGTGGGGCCTCCCATCCTGTTGCTCGCGGCGCTGCTCGTCCTCGCGCTCGAGCGGTGGTTCCCTCACGCGGAGGTCTGGCGGAAGGACCACGACGGAGACACCGCGACGGACCTCCTCCACGTGACGGGCAACCTGGCGCTCAGCCAGGTCTCCCTCCTGCTGTACACCGGAGTGACATCGCTCACGGGAGGCGCGCTGTCGTGGTGGCCTCGCGACTGGCCCTTCTGGGCGCAGTTCCTCCTGGGGACCGCCCTCCTCGACCTGGGCCTCTATGCCATCCATCGCGCGAGCCACCACGTGCCCTGGCTGTGGCGGCTGCACGCCATCCATCACAGCCCCCGCCGCGTGTACTGGCTCAATGGACAGCGCAGGCACCTGATTCATGAGGCGCTGGAGGGCGCACCGGGGCTGCTGGTGCTGGGGCTGCTCGGGGCGCCGCCCGCCGTGGTCGCGTGTGCCCTGGCCACCGTGACGTTGCACCTGATGTTCCAGCACGGAAACATCGCCTACCGCGCGGGCTTCCTCCGCCATGTCTTCGCCGTGGCCGAGCTGCATCGCTGGCACCACCAGCGGCTGTACGCGGACGTGCAAGGCAACTACGGCGGCATCCTGTCCGTGTGGGACCGGCTCTTCGGCACCGCGCTGCCGCAGAAGGGCGAGGCCCCGCTCGATGTGGGGATGGATGACGAGCCCACGCTCCCCACCGACTACGTGGGACAGCTCACCTGGCCCTTCCGGAGACGGCGCGGGTGA
- a CDS encoding LysR family transcriptional regulator yields the protein MTNRLDPRRLETFRVVATTGQVSAASRLLHLSQPAVTAQVRQLERECGQPLLVRTARGVRLNEAGQRLLAYAQRHHQLLEEAALAVAGEDVLKGELVLAASTTLASYVVPDLLASFLRMHRGLQVRLEVGNSEQVLGWVGEGRAPLGLVEGHARAAGLRLEHYLDDELLPVVATHAPKELLQVRTLDMFQTVPLLWREVGSGTRAVLERALKRAGVRRGPQAGDLQLGGTETIKGAVAAGLGVGFLSRWSIQAELSSGRFRVLPLPDLRVRRTFSWVLPVDAPAGIAGHFLRHARTTPPTLSHS from the coding sequence TTGACGAACCGCCTCGACCCCCGCCGACTCGAGACCTTCCGCGTGGTGGCGACCACGGGGCAGGTGTCCGCGGCGTCCCGGTTGCTGCACCTGTCCCAGCCCGCCGTCACCGCCCAGGTCCGACAGTTGGAGCGCGAATGCGGCCAGCCCCTGCTGGTGCGGACGGCCCGGGGCGTTCGCCTCAACGAGGCCGGGCAGCGGCTGCTCGCCTATGCCCAGCGGCACCATCAACTCCTGGAGGAGGCCGCGCTCGCGGTGGCGGGTGAGGATGTCCTGAAGGGTGAGCTCGTGCTGGCCGCGAGCACCACGCTGGCCAGCTACGTCGTCCCGGACCTCCTGGCGTCCTTCCTGCGCATGCACCGGGGACTGCAGGTCCGCCTGGAGGTGGGCAACTCCGAGCAGGTGCTCGGCTGGGTGGGCGAAGGCCGCGCGCCGTTGGGACTCGTGGAGGGGCACGCTCGCGCCGCGGGCCTCCGCCTGGAGCACTACCTGGACGACGAGCTGCTGCCCGTCGTCGCCACCCATGCGCCGAAGGAGCTCCTCCAGGTGCGCACCCTCGACATGTTCCAGACGGTGCCGCTGCTCTGGCGCGAGGTGGGGTCAGGCACTCGCGCCGTGCTGGAGCGCGCGCTGAAGCGGGCCGGTGTGCGACGCGGGCCCCAGGCGGGAGACCTCCAGCTCGGCGGCACCGAGACCATCAAGGGCGCGGTGGCCGCGGGGTTGGGCGTGGGCTTCCTCTCTCGCTGGAGCATCCAGGCGGAGCTGAGCTCGGGGCGCTTCCGGGTCCTCCCCCTGCCCGACCTTCGGGTGCGGCGGACCTTCTCCTGGGTGCTGCCCGTGGATGCGCCCGCTGGCATCGCGGGCCACTTCCTGCGCCATGCGCGCACGACGCCGCCCACGCTGAGCCACTCCTGA
- a CDS encoding YeiH family protein gives MSATSIRPDAPRSLRDTALTLGRLLVPLGALVSLLPGVSTAVALVAGMLVALSVGNPYAALTRRATHVLLSLSVVGLGAGMDLRVVAEEGARGVLYTVVGITACLTLGTLLARWLRVSRGAGLLISIGTAICGGSAIAAAVPVLRPREEDVSIALGTVFLLNAVALFVFPVVGHAVGLDARQFGLWSALAIHDTSSVVGAAMRYGPEALEVATTVKLARALWIVPLTLAMGFWLRRTGRSPEQGQEQTPARRPWFILGFLAVAALVTWVPPLRPAGLVVTHVSQRVLVLTLFLIGAGFSRQALRSVGLKPLAQGIVLWLCMAGLSLGAIVLHVIT, from the coding sequence ATGTCCGCGACCTCCATACGGCCCGATGCTCCTCGCTCCTTGCGCGACACCGCGCTGACCCTCGGGCGCTTGCTCGTCCCCCTGGGCGCACTCGTGAGCCTCTTGCCGGGGGTGTCCACGGCCGTCGCCCTGGTCGCCGGAATGCTGGTGGCCCTGAGCGTGGGCAACCCGTATGCGGCGCTCACCCGTCGTGCCACGCATGTGCTGCTGTCGCTCTCGGTGGTGGGCCTGGGCGCGGGCATGGACCTGCGCGTGGTGGCCGAGGAGGGCGCGCGCGGTGTGCTCTACACGGTGGTGGGTATCACCGCGTGTCTGACGCTGGGAACGCTGCTGGCACGGTGGCTCCGCGTGTCGCGTGGCGCGGGGCTGCTCATCAGCATCGGCACGGCCATCTGCGGAGGCAGCGCCATCGCGGCGGCGGTGCCCGTGCTGCGCCCTCGCGAGGAGGACGTGTCCATCGCGCTGGGGACGGTGTTCCTGCTCAACGCCGTGGCGCTCTTCGTCTTCCCCGTGGTGGGGCACGCAGTGGGACTGGATGCGCGCCAGTTCGGCCTGTGGAGCGCGCTGGCCATCCATGACACCAGCTCCGTGGTGGGCGCGGCCATGAGGTACGGGCCTGAGGCGCTGGAGGTGGCCACCACGGTGAAGCTGGCGCGTGCGCTGTGGATTGTCCCGCTGACGTTGGCCATGGGCTTCTGGCTCCGGCGGACAGGACGCTCACCCGAGCAAGGACAGGAGCAGACGCCCGCGCGCAGGCCGTGGTTCATCCTCGGCTTCCTCGCCGTGGCGGCCCTGGTGACGTGGGTGCCTCCGCTCCGGCCCGCGGGTCTGGTGGTGACCCACGTGTCCCAGCGTGTCCTCGTGCTGACGCTGTTCCTCATTGGCGCGGGCTTCTCGCGACAGGCGCTGCGCTCGGTGGGCCTCAAGCCGCTGGCCCAGGGCATCGTCCTGTGGCTCTGCATGGCGGGCTTGAGCCTGGGCGCGATTGTCCTCCACGTCATCACGTGA
- a CDS encoding LysR family transcriptional regulator: MSGHHEALWTLWEVSRAGTHAAAAARLGITASAVGQQLKALEQRVGAALFERVGRGARLTAAGAALVAKLGEHLPALNAALEEAAEAQRAVRGEVSLAGPWPFFRYWLRPRLPSLLERHPELQLEVRFDVPSRVARRLLDGELDLGIMGLLPDAPGLEVHPVAQERFVAVASHAYLKRWGTPKSARDFATHRFIAFDSDLAMLGPWWRSAFGPKEPLPSHVVCRIANLDEMLALTEAGVGMTVLPDYLVAPALKDGRVVSLTPEPIRRSARQPFGTLYVAWRRTAAPTARFLAVRDWLLGTP; the protein is encoded by the coding sequence ATGTCCGGCCATCACGAAGCACTCTGGACGCTGTGGGAAGTGAGCCGCGCGGGGACCCATGCCGCCGCCGCCGCGCGCCTGGGCATCACCGCCTCCGCCGTGGGCCAGCAGCTCAAGGCGCTGGAGCAGCGAGTGGGCGCCGCGTTGTTCGAGCGCGTCGGAAGAGGCGCCCGGCTCACCGCCGCTGGAGCCGCCCTGGTCGCGAAGCTCGGCGAGCACCTGCCCGCGCTGAATGCCGCGCTCGAGGAAGCTGCCGAGGCCCAGCGCGCCGTGCGCGGAGAGGTGAGCCTCGCGGGCCCCTGGCCCTTCTTCCGGTACTGGCTCCGCCCGCGCCTGCCGAGCCTCCTGGAGCGCCACCCCGAACTTCAGCTGGAGGTCCGCTTCGATGTGCCCAGCCGCGTCGCACGGCGGCTCCTCGATGGAGAGCTGGACCTGGGCATCATGGGCCTCCTTCCCGACGCGCCGGGCCTGGAGGTCCACCCCGTGGCTCAGGAGCGGTTCGTGGCGGTGGCCTCACACGCCTATCTCAAGCGATGGGGAACCCCGAAGAGCGCGCGCGACTTCGCGACCCATCGCTTCATCGCCTTCGACTCCGACCTGGCGATGCTCGGCCCGTGGTGGCGCTCGGCCTTCGGTCCCAAGGAGCCACTCCCCTCGCACGTGGTGTGCCGCATCGCCAACCTGGACGAGATGCTGGCGCTCACCGAGGCGGGCGTGGGCATGACGGTGCTGCCGGACTATCTGGTCGCGCCCGCGCTGAAGGATGGACGCGTGGTGAGCCTCACTCCCGAGCCCATCCGGCGCTCGGCACGGCAACCCTTCGGCACCCTGTATGTGGCGTGGCGCCGGACAGCCGCCCCCACGGCGCGCTTCCTCGCCGTTCGCGACTGGCTGCTGGGCACACCCTGA